From the Eleutherodactylus coqui strain aEleCoq1 chromosome 7, aEleCoq1.hap1, whole genome shotgun sequence genome, one window contains:
- the LOC136572304 gene encoding zinc finger protein 665-like isoform X4, whose protein sequence is MVFSIDDPPGMDKDRRNMVAGILDLSLDMIHLITGEEYTVVRTAPVTPITHLQESGGWSPITAPPPHSLIQKVLDLTNKMTELLTGEVPIRCQDVAVYFSMEEWEYLEGYRDLYKDIMMEDHRPCTSHDGSKSRSPLEGCPSRLYSQDRPEEDVSEKQQGDDLMDIKVEVKEEAEEPDIRAYQQYGLMERNPPERCPHPPYSQDRPEEDVLENQQMTLLLIDDQPGMDKNRRNMAAGILDLTLDMIHLITGEEYTVVKTADMTPIIHLQESGGWSPIIAPSPHFPIQKVLDLNNEMTELLTGEVPVRCQDVAVYFSMEEWEYLEGHRDRYKDIVMEDHRPRTSQGKDCMRRGHGIFAYSDCGKPLEKSNLSIHNGIHIDQRPFTFSESGKWFTREAVFTDHQTTHPREEPYSCSECGKCFSDKSYLAKHLRIHTGEKPYSCLECGRCFTHKSNLAEHQKSHSEEKPFSCSECGKAFRQKSCLIKHRRTHTGEKPYSCSECGRCFAFKFPFEEHLRTHTEEKPFSCPECQKCFTHKSSFAEHLRSHTGEKSVSCSECGKCFSKKSHLVEHERIHTGERPYSCSECGKCFMRKDSLEIHQKIHIGEKLFSCSKCEMCFTHKSYLVKHLRNHRGDKPYSCSDCGKCFRRRHTLVEHLKIHTEMEPYSVPEHSNDFSQNLSLPLRNNTREKQYPCSECGKCFASKSHLLRHERIHTGEKPYSCPECGRCFSQKCTLVAHERSHTAEKPYSCSECGKCFTQRSDLTKHHIKHEPLHTRKKPFSCSECGKTFGKRSALVIHLRVHTGESPYLCSECGKCFSKKSALVTHKRIHTGEKPYSCSDCGKCFTTKSILITHKRIHTGEKPYSCAECGKCFKVNHALVAHKKSHGEEKPYSCLDCGKCFTDKDSLMEHLRSHTGEKSFICSECGERFMLESHLERHQRIHTGEKLFSCLECGSWFTQKSDLVEHFRIHTGE, encoded by the exons ATGGTCTTTTCCATCGATGACCCACCAGGGATGGACAAGGACAGAAGGAACATGGTTGCGGGGATATTAGACCTCAGCCTAGACATGATCCATCTGATAACCGGAGAG GAGTACACAGTAGTGAGGACGGCGCCTGTGACTCCCATCACccatctccaggagtcaggagggtGGAGCCCCATCACAgctcctccccctcactccctGATCCAGAAGGTCCTTgacctcaccaacaagatgacggagctgctgacaggagag gttcctataaggtgtcaggatgtggccgtctatttctccatggaggagtgggagtatttagagggATAccgggatctgtacaaggacatcatgatggaggaccaccggcCTTGTACATCTCACG ATGGATCCAAGAGTAGATCCCCACTAGAGGGATGTCCCAGCCGTCTGTATTCCCAGGACCGTCCAGAGGAAGATGTCTCGGAGAAGCAGCAG GGTGATGATCTGATGGATATTAAGGTTGAGGTTAAAGAGGAAGCAGAAGAGCCGGATATAAGGGCTTATCAGCAAT ATGGACTCATGGAGAGaaacccaccagagagatgtccccatccCCCATATTCCCAGGACCGTCCAGAGGAAGATGTCCTGGAGAACCAACAG ATGACGCTCCTTCTCATCGATGACCAACCAGGGATGGACAAGAACAGAAGGAACATGGCTGCGGGGATATTAGACCTCACCCTAGACATGATCCACCTGATAACCGGAGAG gagtacacagtagtgaagacagcagatatgactcccatcatccatctccaggagtcaggagggtGGAGCCCCATCATAGCTCCTTCCCCTCACTTCCCGATCCAGAAAGTCCTAGACCTCAACAACgagatgacggagctgctgacaggagag gttcctgtaaggtgtcaggatgtggccgtctatttctccatggaggagtgggagtacttAGAGGGACATCGGGATCGGTACAAGGACATTGTGATGGAGGACCACCGGCCTCGTACATCTCAGG GTAAAGACTGCATGAGAAGGGGACATGGAATCTTCGCATATTCTGATTGTGGAAAACCTTTAGAAAAGTCAAATCTTTCCATCCACAATGGAATTCATATTGATCAGAGGCCATTTACATTTTCAGAGAGCGGCAAATGGTTTACTAGGGAAGCCGTTTTCACTGATCATCAGACAACTCACCCCAGGGAGGAGCCatattcttgttcagaatgtggaaaatgttttagcgATAAATCATATCTAGCAAAACAtctaagaattcacacaggagagaaaccgtattCGTGTTTAGAATGTGGAAGATGTTTTACTCATAAATCGAATCTTGCTGAACATCAGAAAAGTCACTCTgaggagaaaccattttcatgttcagaatgtgggaaagcttTTAGACAGAAATCATGTCTTATTAAACAtcggagaactcacacaggagagaagccatattcatgctcagaatgtggaagaTGTTTTGCCTTTAAATTCCCTTTTGAGGAACATCTGAGAACTCACACtgaggagaagccattttcatgtcctgaatgtcagAAATGTTTTACCCATAAATCAAGTTTTGCAGAACAtctgagaagtcacacaggagagaagtctgtttcatgttcagaatgtgggaaatgttttagcaagaaatcacatcttgttgaacatgagagaattcacacaggggagaggccgtattcatgttcagaatgtggcaaatgcttTATGCGTAAAGATTCCCTAGAGATTCATCAAAAAATTCACATTGGAGAAAAGCTATTTTCATGCTCAAAATGTGAAATGTGTTTTACTCATAAATCTTATCTAGTTAAACATCTGAGAAATCACAGAGGAGataagccatattcatgttcagactgTGGAAAATGCTTTAGACGTAGACATACACTTGTAGAACATTTAAAAATTCACACAGAGATGGAGCCTTATTCAGTCCCCGAACATAGTAATGATTTTAGTCAGAATTTAAGTCTACCTCTAAGAAATAACACTAGAGAGAAGCAAtatccatgttcagaatgtgggaagtgttttgcaTCAAAATCACATCTTCTTAGACATGagaggattcacacaggagagaagccgtattcatgtccagaatgtgggagatGCTTTAGCCAGAAATGTACTCTTGTTgcacatgagagaagtcacacagcagagaagccgtattcatgttcagaatgtgggaaatgttttacccagagaTCAGATCTCACGAAGCATCACATAAAACATGAACCACTTCATACCAgaaagaaaccattttcatgttctgaatgtgggaaaactTTTGGCAAGAGATCTGCTCTTGTTATACATttgagagttcacacaggagagagtccatatttatgttcagaatgtgggaaatgctttagcaAGAAATCTGCTCTTGTTACAcacaagagaattcacacaggagagaagccgtattcatgctcAGACTGTGGAAAGTGTTTCACAACTAAATCAATTCTCattacacataagagaattcacacaggagagaagccgtattcatgtgcagaatgtgggaaatgctttaaagTCAACCATGCCCTTGTTGCACACAAGAAAAGTCACGGAGAAgaaaagccgtattcatgtttggactgtgggaaatgttttacggaCAAAGATTCTCTTATGGAACATCTGAgatctcacacaggagagaagtcctttatatgttcagaatgtggggaaCGTTTTATGCTTGAAAGTCATCTTgagagacatcagagaattcacacaggggagaagttaTTTTCATGCCTAGAATGTGGAAGTTGGTTTACCCAAAAGTCAGATCTTGTGGAGCATttcagaattcacacaggggagtag